One genomic region from Salvia hispanica cultivar TCC Black 2014 chromosome 2, UniMelb_Shisp_WGS_1.0, whole genome shotgun sequence encodes:
- the LOC125207704 gene encoding uncharacterized protein LOC125207704 codes for MEEKPPRPLLLHELLKEDQEPFHLQTIIAKKQSQLKLSSTNLCFLSFADSPAQTPIQKKPKPKPKHRAGLGLLGSLLKRLKDRSRNRKRAIEVNEIGEENNNNEQDKSASTSSRVSEFCVGDESYFCTSPFILSFHQSPSSNGRRTPELDSPCRHVKQEKENSDNNQGDEEEEKEQCSPVSVLDPPFDEDEHESGRANEEDEDEEDYDMKCSCTNVQRAKQQLMQRLRRFEKLAEFDPVELEKKLQLEGSDDEVHLEREGDEPLSADMKRLVSDLIDEEKKQMVQSGGSEVVMGRICNRLDSWKAVEFDTIDMMIGLDFKKEIDGWIKHGQQVHETKVEIEVAIYLLLIQEIIEEFC; via the exons ATGGAGGAGAAGCCGCCGCGGCCGCTTCTTCTGCATGAGCTTCTGAAAGAGGATCAAGAGCCATTCCATCTCCAAACCATCATTGCAAAGAAGCAATCCCAACTCAAATTAAGCTCAACCAACCTCTGCTTCCTCTCCTTCGCCGACTCTCCGGCGCAGACCCCAATCCAAAAAAAGCCCAAGCCCAAGCCCAAACACCGGGCAGGGTTGGGCTTGCTTGGCTCGCTCCTCAAGCGGCTCAAGGATCGGAGTAGGAACCGGAAGCGAGCCATCGAGGTAAATGAAATTGGAGAAGAGAATAATAATAACGAACAAGATAAATCGGCGTCGACCAGCAGCCGTGTTTCCGAGTTTTGTGTCGGCGATGAGTCGTATTTCTGCACGAGTCCTTTTATACTCTCTTTCCACCAGAGCCCCTCCTCGAATGGCCGCCGCACGCCGGAGTTGGACTCCCCCTGCCGCCACGTAAAACAG GAGAAGGAAAATTCGGACAATAATCAAGGAGATGAGGAGGAAGAGAAGGAGCAATGCAGTCCGGTATCGGTATTGGATCCTCCGTTTGACGAGGACGAGCACGAAAGCGGTCGTGCTaacgaagaagatgaagatgaagaagactACGATATGAAATGCAGCTGCACGAATGTACAGA GAGCCAAACAACAGCTCATGCAAAGGCTAAGGAGATTTGAAAAACTTGCAGAATTTGACCCTGTTGAGCTCGAGAAGAAGCTGCAGCTGGAAGGATCAGACGATGAGGTCCATTTGGAACGAGAAGGAGACGAGCCATTGTCAGCCGACATGAAGAGGCTCGTGTCTGATCTCATAGACGAAGAGAAGAAGCAGATGGTTCAATCGGGGGGCAGTGAAGTCGTGATGGGACGAATCTGCAACCGGTTGGATTCGTGGAAGGCGGTCGAGTTTGACACCATAGATATGATGATAGGATTGGATTTCAAGAAAGAGATTGACGGATGGATTAAGCATGGGCAGCAAGTGCACGAGACAAAAGTAGAAATTGAGGTTGCAATCTATTTGCTACTAATTCAGGAAATAATAGAagaattttgttga
- the LOC125207835 gene encoding uncharacterized protein LOC125207835, with the protein MQHMGGGVGLRFIMLKHMPLSMKYCCIDEVELKDGTERNLEELEFQGNCLHKDIPACAGFVCVGDTMFMFGGSFYSIPQSISTTQITSTNYLSTAPLPVGSSPVTWTRSPTSMSVVRVNPMVAPLHDGRIFICGGTPIRSSWAEIYDPKTGQFLSVDLPTNVAKIPLPRSCFQYTKELVLVYYDAWFYNQDEYEGRARMSCDIEGYEPILLQYNLVENHWDVFARVLPESYPDAYKRNLIYVGGNILFMMYFSYKWLVYNLSSKEVVANVEVELPDEDVIGAFNTHTTSTSWVFYIFIRHVVNFMTDGVRYAKVEVVQGKDGDYIATVQMNGVLRVSPFSNMYMFGFKARSKRGAEEEKKGKEKMMRNE; encoded by the exons ATG CAGCATATGGGGGGTGGTGTAGGTCTACGCTTCATTATGTTGAAACACATGCCTCTGAGTATGAAGTATTGTTGTATTGATGAGGTGGAATTGAAGGATGGTACTGAACGTAATCTAGAAGAATTAGAATTTCAAGGAAATTGTTTGCATAAAGACATTCCGGCTTGCGCTGGATTTGTTTGTGTCGGTGATACCATGTTCATGTTCGGGGGTTCCTTCTACTCGATCCCACAGTCCATTTCAACTACACAAATTACGTCAACAAACTACTTGTCAACTGCGCCACTACCTGTTGGTTCATCTCCTGTGACTTGGACTCGTAGCCCCACTAGTATGAGTGTAGTCCGAGTCAACCCCATGGTAGCCCCATTACACGATGGCAGGATATTCATCTGTGGTGGCACTCCTATAAGAAGTAGTTGGGCTGAGATCTACGACCCGAAGACAGGCCAGTTCCTTAGTGTGGATTTGCCTACGAACGTGGCTAAGATTCCCTTACCAAGATCTTGCTTTCAGTACACCAAAGAATTGGTTCTGGTATACTATGATGCCTGGTTTTACAATCAGGACGAATACGAAGGCCGAGCTCGCATGTCTTGCGACATTGAAGGATACGAACCAATACTCCTCCAGTACAATTTGGTAGAAAACCATTGGGATGTCTTCGCAAGGGTATTACCTGAGTCATACCCTGATGCGTATAAGAGGAACCTCATCTATGTGGGTGGAAACATTCTATTCATGATGTACTTCTCATATAAATGGTTGGTCTACAATCTGTCCTCAAAGGAGGTGGTGGCAAACGTGGAGGTGGAGCTTCCTGATGAGGATGTGATTGGAGCTTTCAACACTCATACCACAAGCACTAGTTGGGTCTTCTACATATTCATTCGTCATGTGGTTAATTTTATGACTGATGGTGTTCGATATGCCAAGGTCGAGGTTGTCCAAGGCAAGGACGGGGATTACATTGCTACTGTTCAGATGAACGGTGTCCTGAGAGTATCTCCCTTTTCAAATATGTATAT GTTTGGTTTTAAAGCAAGGTCTAAGAGAGGTGCGGAGGAAGAGAAGAAAGGGAAAGAGAAGATGATGCGTAATGAGTGA